A genomic segment from Armatimonadota bacterium encodes:
- a CDS encoding sugar phosphate isomerase/epimerase — translation MQVDAGALSSLDSEFPGYLEHEDVDRFFARFGIRFSAGHWCAGGFSDRFCRTYLEEPIDESPVGQLTRVAEAGIAGVELNNEMFLDAALQPSDALIREVTHALDRLGLVATNMNTNIWTRARYKMGSITNPDAARRREAIDYCLQTVELAHRLGCPSVQLWPGSDGWDYHFEVNYGRQLDWFIDGCVQIARKAASLGLRFGTEAKQKEPREGNMILNTTAKAALVAKTVNEQLGSTVMGVVIDYGHEQMVGNQPADSLYLLRRVGVPIANFHINAAKYNSNDEDRVTGTDDIWRLAEFCYAAIDTGYDGWFGEDQFTYRMDPVRAMRLSRELFANAMKKALRIYAQNDRLRQAQDSGESADVIDVVKRVLM, via the coding sequence ATGCAGGTGGACGCAGGTGCTTTAAGCAGTCTGGATTCCGAATTCCCCGGCTATCTGGAGCACGAGGATGTTGACCGGTTCTTCGCACGCTTTGGTATTCGCTTTTCCGCCGGCCACTGGTGCGCCGGGGGCTTCAGCGACCGGTTTTGCAGAACTTACCTTGAGGAGCCGATTGACGAAAGCCCGGTTGGTCAGCTGACGCGGGTCGCGGAGGCCGGCATCGCCGGTGTGGAACTGAATAACGAGATGTTCCTCGATGCAGCGCTACAGCCCAGCGATGCGCTGATTCGCGAGGTGACGCATGCGCTCGATCGCCTGGGACTCGTCGCCACCAACATGAACACGAACATCTGGACGCGGGCCCGCTACAAGATGGGATCGATCACCAACCCGGACGCGGCACGTCGGCGCGAGGCTATTGACTACTGCCTCCAAACCGTCGAACTTGCGCACCGGCTCGGCTGTCCCAGCGTACAACTATGGCCCGGTTCAGACGGATGGGACTACCACTTTGAGGTCAACTATGGTCGGCAGCTGGATTGGTTCATCGACGGCTGCGTGCAGATCGCGCGGAAGGCCGCGTCGCTTGGTCTCCGGTTTGGCACCGAAGCCAAACAGAAGGAGCCGCGCGAGGGCAACATGATTCTGAACACCACGGCCAAGGCGGCCCTGGTGGCAAAAACAGTCAATGAACAATTGGGCAGCACGGTAATGGGCGTTGTGATCGACTATGGGCATGAGCAGATGGTTGGCAATCAGCCGGCAGACAGCCTCTACCTTCTGCGGCGCGTCGGCGTGCCGATTGCTAATTTCCATATCAATGCCGCCAAATACAACTCCAACGACGAAGACCGTGTCACGGGGACGGATGATATCTGGCGGCTGGCCGAGTTCTGCTACGCAGCTATCGATACCGGATACGACGGATGGTTTGGCGAGGACCAGTTCACCTATCGTATGGATCCCGTGCGCGCCATGCGGCTCAGTCGGGAGCTGTTCGCCAACGCCATGAAGAAAGCGCTTCGGATATATGCTCAGAACGATCGCCTGCGACAGGCGCAGGATAGCGGTGAGTCTGCCGACGTTATCGACGTTGTGAAGCGCGTACTCATGTGA